Proteins from one Ktedonobacteraceae bacterium genomic window:
- a CDS encoding tetratricopeptide repeat protein, producing MATIEAANVGKAVAARVGTNIREVRTKLGLTQAQLAAPEFSISYISAIERGKIRPSLKALSILAKRLDVPLTFLLEGSPAGAAEARAVGYSPADSGPDQRIDVDLLQASVLVHQHLYQQAAEILAPIQPERITTDQVYRLYLLRGQIHLGLNENQEAVVDLRAAVTQGEGLNDIEYIERARNLLGRAYFLLYNYTLAMENHLRCNSAIESGHITDPIFALDVYSNLANDYFRHGDLEKAVSFYHKALETLEGMNRDSKSFAQKYMEVGQHYKSVGKLSMAHDYMMKSLAIYEMRDEQRLVGLTHQRLGKTLERQNNLDAAEKEYREAIDIEQELDDDVSASICHTSLAELLLKRGQTAEAENEAQEALDFARKSGDAQTQGQALIALAQIRHAANDYAGADQLFTQALDLLDSSNAHEIAAGAYFRYANLLEQRGEVQRSLSAIKKAYEHQRQGNRGDLE from the coding sequence ATGGCTACAATCGAAGCGGCAAATGTCGGGAAAGCCGTGGCCGCTCGAGTAGGGACCAATATCCGCGAGGTGCGAACCAAGCTCGGCCTTACTCAAGCGCAACTGGCTGCTCCCGAATTTTCCATTTCTTACATCTCAGCTATTGAGCGCGGAAAGATCCGGCCATCGCTCAAGGCACTTTCCATCCTTGCAAAGAGGCTTGATGTACCGTTAACCTTTTTGTTAGAAGGATCCCCTGCTGGTGCTGCCGAGGCGCGTGCTGTCGGCTATTCTCCGGCGGACTCCGGGCCAGATCAAAGAATCGATGTGGATCTCTTGCAGGCCAGTGTACTGGTTCACCAGCACCTGTACCAGCAAGCTGCGGAAATATTGGCGCCAATTCAGCCAGAACGTATTACGACCGACCAGGTGTATCGACTGTACCTGCTGCGAGGGCAAATCCATTTAGGCTTGAATGAGAATCAAGAAGCTGTCGTGGATTTACGCGCGGCGGTCACGCAAGGAGAAGGCCTTAACGATATCGAATATATCGAAAGGGCGCGCAATCTCCTGGGCAGGGCCTACTTCCTGCTGTATAACTATACCCTGGCTATGGAAAATCACTTGCGCTGCAATAGTGCCATCGAAAGCGGCCACATTACAGATCCAATTTTTGCTCTTGATGTCTATAGTAATCTTGCCAATGATTATTTCCGGCATGGAGATCTCGAGAAAGCCGTCAGCTTTTATCACAAGGCGTTAGAGACCCTCGAGGGCATGAACCGGGATAGTAAGAGCTTTGCGCAAAAGTACATGGAGGTTGGGCAGCACTATAAGTCCGTTGGCAAACTCTCAATGGCCCACGATTATATGATGAAGAGCCTGGCGATTTATGAGATGCGCGATGAGCAGCGGCTCGTCGGCCTGACCCATCAACGCCTCGGCAAGACACTCGAGCGCCAGAATAACCTGGATGCGGCAGAAAAGGAATATCGAGAAGCCATCGATATCGAGCAGGAACTCGACGATGATGTCTCGGCTTCCATTTGCCACACCAGCCTGGCCGAACTCTTGTTGAAGCGCGGGCAAACAGCAGAGGCCGAGAACGAAGCTCAGGAAGCGCTCGACTTCGCGAGGAAGAGCGGGGATGCTCAGACCCAGGGTCAGGCCCTTATCGCTCTGGCGCAGATCCGGCACGCTGCTAACGACTACGCCGGTGCGGATCAGCTCTTCACACAAGCGCTGGACCTGCTCGATTCATCGAATGCGCATGAGATTGCCGCGGGAGCCTACTTCCGCTATGCCAACTTGTTGGAACAGCGCGGAGAGGTGCAGCGCAGTTTGAGTGCGATCAAGAAGGCCTATGAACACCAGCGTCAGGGCAATCGCGGCGACCTGGAATAA